The Bos taurus isolate L1 Dominette 01449 registration number 42190680 breed Hereford chromosome 18, ARS-UCD2.0, whole genome shotgun sequence genome has a window encoding:
- the JOSD2 gene encoding josephin-2, whose amino-acid sequence MSQAPGAQPSPPSVYHERQRLELCAVHALNNVLQQQLFSQEAADEICKRLAPDSRLNPHRSLLGTGNYDVNVIMAALQGQGLAAVWWDRRRPLSQLALPRVLGLILNLPSPVSLGLLSLPLRRRHWVALRQVDGVYYNLDSKLRAPEVLGDEDGVRAFLAAALAQGLCEVLLVVTKEVEEQGSWLQAD is encoded by the exons ATGTCCCAGGCCCCAGGAGCTCAGCCAAGCCCGCCCTCCGTGTACCACGAACGGCAACGCCTGGAGCTCTGTGCCGTGCACGCCCTCAACAACGTCctgcagcagcagctcttcaGCCAGGAGGCTGCCGATGAGATCTGCAAGAG GTTGGCCCCAGACTCCCGGCTGAACCCCCATCGCAGCCTCCTGGGCACCGGCAACTACGACGTCAACGTGATCATGGCTGCCCTGCAGGGGCAGGGCCTGGCTGCCGTGTGGTGGGACCGAAGGAG GCCCCTGTCCCAGCTGGCGCTGCCCCGGGTACTGGGGCTGATCCTGAACCTGCCGTCGCCCGTCTCGCTGGGGCTGCTGTCCCTGCCCCTGCGCCGGCGGCACTGGGTGGCCCTGCGCCAGGTGGACGGCGTCTACTACAACCTGGATTCCAAGCTGCGGGCGCCCGAGGTGCTGGGCGACGAGGACGGCGtcag GGCCTTCCTGGCGGCCGCGCTGGCTCAAGGTTTGTGCGAGGTGCTGCTGGTGGTAACCAAggaggtggaggagcagggctccTGGCTGCAGGCAGACTGA
- the ASPDH gene encoding aspartate dehydrogenase domain-containing protein isoform X3, translating to MALDRVPRKVGIVGYGRLGQSLVSHLLTQGPELGLELVFVWNRDPGRMAGSIPPSLQLQNLAALGERHPDLVVEVAHPKIIQESGAEILRYANLLVGSPSALADQATERQLLEASHRWGHAVFVARGALWGAEDITRLDEAGGLQSLRVTMATHPDGFRLEGPLATMRSTGPRAVLYEGPVRGLCPHAPRNSNTMAAAALAAPSLGFDRVIGVLVADFRLLPAPLQAGDPSLLRSLPLPKRTSSSHYLPPTTTDPLLPWPQCPQTSLWSQ from the exons ATGGCCCTCGACAGGGTCCCGAGGAAGGTGGGGATAGTGGGCTACGGCCGCCTCG GACAGTCCTTGGTCTCCCACTTGCTGACTCAGGGGCCAGAACTGGGCCTAGAACTTGTTTTTGTCTGGAACCGTGACCCAGGACGAATGGCGGGGAGCATACCCCCTTCCCTCCAGCTCCAGAACCTTGCTGCTCTCGGGGAGAG GCACCCTGACCTTGTGGTGGAAGTGGCCCATCCGAAAATAATCCAGGAATCTGGGGCAGAAATCCTGCGCTATGCCAATCTCCTG GTGGGGTCCCCCTCAGCCCTGGCTGACCAGGCCACAGAGCGGCAGCTCCTGGAAGCCTCACATCGCTGGGGCCACGCTGTGTTCGTGGCCCGGGGGGCTCTGTGGGGCGCggaggacatcaccagattggaCGAAGCCGGGGGCCTCCAG AGCCTCCGTGTCACCATGGCCACACACCCTGATGGCTTCCGGCTCGAGGGACCCCTGGCTACAATGCGCAGTACCGGGCCTCGCGCTGTGCTCTATGAAGGCCCTGTTCGCGGGCTTTGCCCCCACGCCCCCCGAAACTCCAACACCATGGCGGCGGCTGCCCTGGCCGCCCCCAGCCTGGGCTTCGACCGTGTGATCGGGGTGCTTGTGGCTGATTTCAG GCTGCTGCCAGCTCCCCTCCAAGCCGGGGATCCATCTCTGCTGAGAAGCCTCCCCCTTCCCAAGAGGACTTCCTCATCTCATTATTTACCTCCCACCACCACCGACCCACTGCTGCCCTGGCCTCAGTGTCCCCAGACATCCCTCTGGTCTCAGTAA
- the ASPDH gene encoding aspartate dehydrogenase domain-containing protein isoform X2 — MALDRVPRKVGIVGYGRLGQSLVSHLLTQGPELGLELVFVWNRDPGRMAGSIPPSLQLQNLAALGERHPDLVVEVAHPKIIQESGAEILRYANLLVGSPSALADQATERQLLEASHRWGHAVFVARGALWGAEDITRLDEAGGLQSLRVTMATHPDGFRLEGPLATMRSTGPRAVLYEGPVRGLCPHAPRNSNTMAAAALAAPSLGFDRVIGVLVADFSLKNMHVVDVELSGPPGPTGQSFAVHTHRENPAEPGAVTGSATVTTFWRSLVGCCQLPSKPGIHLC, encoded by the exons ATGGCCCTCGACAGGGTCCCGAGGAAGGTGGGGATAGTGGGCTACGGCCGCCTCG GACAGTCCTTGGTCTCCCACTTGCTGACTCAGGGGCCAGAACTGGGCCTAGAACTTGTTTTTGTCTGGAACCGTGACCCAGGACGAATGGCGGGGAGCATACCCCCTTCCCTCCAGCTCCAGAACCTTGCTGCTCTCGGGGAGAG GCACCCTGACCTTGTGGTGGAAGTGGCCCATCCGAAAATAATCCAGGAATCTGGGGCAGAAATCCTGCGCTATGCCAATCTCCTG GTGGGGTCCCCCTCAGCCCTGGCTGACCAGGCCACAGAGCGGCAGCTCCTGGAAGCCTCACATCGCTGGGGCCACGCTGTGTTCGTGGCCCGGGGGGCTCTGTGGGGCGCggaggacatcaccagattggaCGAAGCCGGGGGCCTCCAG AGCCTCCGTGTCACCATGGCCACACACCCTGATGGCTTCCGGCTCGAGGGACCCCTGGCTACAATGCGCAGTACCGGGCCTCGCGCTGTGCTCTATGAAGGCCCTGTTCGCGGGCTTTGCCCCCACGCCCCCCGAAACTCCAACACCATGGCGGCGGCTGCCCTGGCCGCCCCCAGCCTGGGCTTCGACCGTGTGATCGGGGTGCTTGTGGCTGATTTCAG CCTCAAGAACATGCACGTGGTGGATGTGGAGCTGAGCGGACCCCCGGGCCCCACAGGCCAAAGCTtcgctgtgcacacacacagagagaacccCGCAGAGCCAGGCGCTGTCACCGGCTCTGCCACCGTCACCACCTTCTGGCGCAGCCTCGTGG GCTGCTGCCAGCTCCCCTCCAAGCCGGGGATCCATCTCTGCTGA
- the ASPDH gene encoding aspartate dehydrogenase domain-containing protein isoform X1 translates to MALDRVPRKVGIVGYGRLGQSLVSHLLTQGPELGLELVFVWNRDPGRMAGSIPPSLQLQNLAALGERHPDLVVEVAHPKIIQESGAEILRYANLLVGSPSALADQATERQLLEASHRWGHAVFVARGALWGAEDITRLDEAGGLQSLRVTMATHPDGFRLEGPLATMRSTGPRAVLYEGPVRGLCPHAPRNSNTMAAAALAAPSLGFDRVIGVLVADFSLKNMHVVDVELSGPPGPTGQSFAVHTHRENPAEPGAVTGSATVTTFWRSLVGTARLLLGTSGPSPQAPGGA, encoded by the exons ATGGCCCTCGACAGGGTCCCGAGGAAGGTGGGGATAGTGGGCTACGGCCGCCTCG GACAGTCCTTGGTCTCCCACTTGCTGACTCAGGGGCCAGAACTGGGCCTAGAACTTGTTTTTGTCTGGAACCGTGACCCAGGACGAATGGCGGGGAGCATACCCCCTTCCCTCCAGCTCCAGAACCTTGCTGCTCTCGGGGAGAG GCACCCTGACCTTGTGGTGGAAGTGGCCCATCCGAAAATAATCCAGGAATCTGGGGCAGAAATCCTGCGCTATGCCAATCTCCTG GTGGGGTCCCCCTCAGCCCTGGCTGACCAGGCCACAGAGCGGCAGCTCCTGGAAGCCTCACATCGCTGGGGCCACGCTGTGTTCGTGGCCCGGGGGGCTCTGTGGGGCGCggaggacatcaccagattggaCGAAGCCGGGGGCCTCCAG AGCCTCCGTGTCACCATGGCCACACACCCTGATGGCTTCCGGCTCGAGGGACCCCTGGCTACAATGCGCAGTACCGGGCCTCGCGCTGTGCTCTATGAAGGCCCTGTTCGCGGGCTTTGCCCCCACGCCCCCCGAAACTCCAACACCATGGCGGCGGCTGCCCTGGCCGCCCCCAGCCTGGGCTTCGACCGTGTGATCGGGGTGCTTGTGGCTGATTTCAG CCTCAAGAACATGCACGTGGTGGATGTGGAGCTGAGCGGACCCCCGGGCCCCACAGGCCAAAGCTtcgctgtgcacacacacagagagaacccCGCAGAGCCAGGCGCTGTCACCGGCTCTGCCACCGTCACCACCTTCTGGCGCAGCCTCGTGGGTACGGCCAGGCTCCTCCTGGGCACTAGCGGCCCCTCTCCCCAAGCCCCAGGCGGAGCTTGA